The genomic interval ATTGCTGGCGATGGCGCTGATCCTGCTGGGCGTATGGCTGGTGTGCGGACGTCAGTCGTCGTATCGGGATGACGAGTCCTGATATCTTCCGGTATGGCGATGCGGGAAGGCGTCAGTTTTTCTTTCCCATTTATCTCTTCCCGGTTATCGTTCCCGATTTGATTAACCGGGAGCTTCTTATGACCTTGCAGATCCGTTGGGCGGCGCAGCAAGATTCCGCCACCATCCTGAACTTCATTCGTGAACTGGCTGAGTATGAAAAGGCGCTGCACGAAGTGAAAACCCATCAGCAGGAAATCGAGCAAACGCTGTTCGGCGAAGGCGCGTCGACTGAGGCGTTGATTTGTGAATGGAATGGTGAGCCGATCGGGTTTGCGGTGTTCTTTACCAGTTACTCCACCTGGCTGGGGCGCAATGGCATTTATCTGGAAGACCTATACGTATCGCCACATTATCGCAGTCAGGGAGCCGGTAAGGCGCTGTTAAAATACATCGCGCGTCTGGCGGTTGAACGTGGTTGTGGAAGGCTGGAATGGAGCGTGCTGGACTGGAACCAGCCTGCTATCGATTTCTACGACAGCCTGGGCGCCGCGCCGCAAAACGAGTGGATTCGCTATCGTCTGGAAGGTGACAGCCTGAAACAGGCGGCACAGGAATAGCCTGAGTTATCTATTACGCTAATCGCTAATGCTACTGGCATATGATCGATATTCAGACAGTGGCGGCCTTGTGCTGCTCATGCAAGGCCGCATCTGATAAAAGCAGGGGGTTAGACTGTTTCTGTCGTCACATTGATTTCCCCGCGCGCCAGTTGGTCGCGCTCCATGGATTCGAATAGCGCTTTGAAGTTACCTTCGCCAAAGCCCTCGTCGCCATCCCGCTCGATGAATTCAAAAAACAGAGGGCCGATGAGGGTCTCAGAGAAAATCTGCAACAGCAGTTTCTTCTGCCCATTGTGGGTGTTGCCATCAAGCAAAATACCGTGTTTTTGTAGTGCGGCGGTATCCCGACCGTGACCAGGCAGGCGTTCTTCCACCATCTGGTAATACGTATCGGACGGTGCAGTCATCAGCGGTAATCCTGCCTGATACAGCTGATCGAGCGTCGTCAAAATATCATCGGTTTGCATCGCGATATGCTGGATACCTTCCCCATTAAACCGACGCAGGAATTCCTGAATTTGCCCATTGCTGCCTTCGGCTTCTTCATTCAGAGGAATACGAATTTTTCCGTCTGGTGCGGCCATGGCTTTTGAGTGTAAACCGGTGTATTCGCCTGCAATATCAAAATAACGAATTTGCTGGAAATTAAATATCCGGCTATAGAATTCAGACCAGTAATTCATTCTTCCCTGATAGACATTATTAGTCAGGTGGTCAATGGTGTGCAGCCCGAATCCTTTCGGGTTTTTTTCCACTCCGTGAATAAATGAAAATTCGATATCAAAGATATCGATATCTGAATGATATTTCTCGATGAAGTAGATTTTTGAACCACCAATTCCCTCAATAGCCGGCACCTGAATTTCTCCTGGGTATGCGGCCTGTTCTGCGGGTCTGGCGCCGGACAACAGCGCCTGTTTATACGCCTGGTGTGCATCTTTGACATAAAATCCTATACCGCAGGCTCCTGCACCATGTTCCTGCAAAAAGGTTCGCGGAAAACCAGTAGCGGTATTATTAATAAGGAAGTTGATATTATTTTGTCGAAAGAGTGAAATCGCACGGTGACGATGGTGTGCAACACAAGTAAACCCGAGAGAAACGAATAGTGTCGACATCGCTTCTGGGTCATTGGTGACAAATTCAATAAACGCAAATCCATTTAAATTGAGTGGGTTGGCTAATAATTTAGTCATGCTATTTCCTTTGTCCATAAAGGAGATGGTGAAAATAAATCAGTGACGTGTTCGTCAGAGTGGATAGTAGCGTCATTATTCAATAAAGGATAACAATTTTTTTCTTATGAAAATTAAACTAAATAAAATCGAATTAGTTCGTTTATTAATAATTTCCGGGGAGTGTTCTGGCTATTAGCGGCGTAATGTCACGTTTGGTGAGGTGGTGTAATGTGTTGAATGCCTTGGCGTGCAATGTGCGAAGCCAAGGCGTGTTCTTTTACGTGGGATTAAAGGCACGGTTGACGGGAGAAAACGTAATCTCCGCGCGAATCATTCGAAAACTCAATGTAACTCATGGCATGTAATTCGTTGGCATCGACGCGATATACATGGAAACCTTTGGATTCAAAAAAATGGGCAATTTCAGAACCAATGCCGGGCCTCATGACCGATTCAGCCATAACCTTTTCATATTCCATTAGGAAACGAACCTGTGGGTAATTATTAATTGTCTCTCTACACCCTTCGAGTACAGAGTACTCAAAACCTTCCACATCTATTTTTATTAAATCAGGAGCCACGCCATGTTGAGATACCAACGTGTCAATGGTAATCGTGTTCACTTCGGTTCGCTCTATTGTGCCATTGAATTTTTCCAGTATTTCTTTTGAAATTCTGAGCCCTGACATAGCGGGATGCTCAACGAAATACTCAAACAATACAGTGCTGTTATCTTCATTTGATATGGCTAGCGGAGATATTGTGACACGATCTAACAGGCCGTTTATTTCAAGATTTTCTCTAAAAAGCGCTCTTGTTACGGGGTGAGGTTCCAGTGCAATAATTCGTCCAGACTCACCGATTAATGTTGTTGCATACAATGTATGTAACCCTATGTTGGCACCAACATCAATGAATGTACTACCAGGGGACAATAATCGCTGTAGCTCTCTGCGTACAGGCGTTTCCCATTCGCCATGTTCAAGCAAATGTAAAGTCATAAATGGTTCTTTTGTATCAACAAATAATCTATGTCCGTCATTTGTATGAATGAAGGTTTGCCCTTGTTCGCTAAATTGAACGGGTAAACGCCAGCGGAAATAGAACCCTAATTTCTCATCAAGCCTTTTTTGAATTAATCCATCAAATAAATTTATCTGTTCTATGCCACTATTGTTGGATGATATATGATTTATTTTATGCATCAATTCGTTAATTGATGTGCGCATTTCATCAATAATTATATTACTCTGACGAATTTCTGAACGCAATTCATCCACATCGGAGCGTATTCTATTCAATCCAATGACTCTAAATATTAATTCTCTTATTTTTCTTAACATGTATTTCCTTGTTTATTAGGATAATTGTTAATTAAATAAACCAGCTATTGAGCATAGTCCTTATTTATAGGAAATATCAAGTTTTATGTTCAGAAATATAATTATAGGCAGGCCTGTTAGGTAAAATTACTGAACTTATTAGCGCACTTCCAGGCAGAAAAATTGGGGGCCTGCTGACCTGATCTGTAAGTATTCCGCCTAACCGGACCATTTGTAAGTGTCCCACCAAACCGAACCATTCACTTTTAGAGATCATCCAACGTTGGGCCTGATATATCGTATTGGGGGATATTGTCAGGGGAGCGTCTCGACGTATCCCTGCTCCAGTCCGAACACTTCAATACCCTGAACAACGGCGTTACCCATCGTTACGTTGATGCGTTGCGGCGGTGAATGAAGATCGCGGCGGTAATTGACCCAAACGCCGGTTTCATCAGCGTGCAGCGCGTTTTCCGGTACGGCGATGCCTTGTTCATTGCGATACATCATGACCGCCAATTGCGCCGTCATCCCTAATCGCGGTGGTTGGTGCGGATTGACCGGCGTGTCGACGGCGACGATAACATCGTAGTAAGCGCCGGCGTCGCGCGTATCGGCCTGAATACCGAGTGAGGCAATGTGCCCGTTCAGCACGGTTCCTGCGAAGCCATCCCCAGTGATCAGCACGGGCATGTTTTCACGCAGCCGATGTAAATCGGTTTCTTCCACCCGTGCCGCTACCTGCAAGCGATTGGCCTGAATCAACCGAAACAGCGGCGTCCCCTGGTTGACCTGTACGCCCGGCTGTAGCGCCGCCGGTTTACCGGTTTCCGGCTGCGTCGATTTGAGGATAAAACCGGCGAACGGGGCTGTGATCGTCCGCCGTTCGTACAGCGCCTGCAATAACCGGTAGCGTGACTGCGCATTCGCCTGTTCCATCCCGGCGATCTGCCGGTCTTCGCCGTGGCCTTTGCCGATGACCGCCTGCATTTCCTCCTGCGCCGCGACCAGATCCTGCCGTTGGCTCTGTACCTGCTGCATGAGCGTATCGACTTCCATGCGCGCCACGATGCCGCGTCTGAACAGCTCGCGCGTGTCGTTGAGTGCGGACTCGGTATGCGCCAGTGTGGTTTTGGCGGTATTCAGCGTGCGGCGGGCGCGAGCGACATCCGGGCCGTTATCCCAGTTGCGTAAATTCTCCATCACCTGGTCGGCCTTCAATAACTCCGCTTTGGCCTGGCGTAGCTGGATGTCGAGTTGCGTCGCATCCATGACGGCCAGCTCTTGCCCCGCGTCTACACGCTGCCCCTCGCTGACCGGGAGCGTGTTAATCATGCCATCGAAAGGTGCGGCGATCGTGATTTCGTCGGCGGGACGGATGCGCCCCACCAGCCCCAGCCGCGTTTCCAGTAACTGGGGGGCGATGGGAAACCATCGGGTTGTGGCGGCGGGCGGCGTCTCGGGTCGCCAAATCCGATACGCCGCCGTGCCGGCTCCGGCGATGGCGAATAAAAATAAGAGTATCTTCAGCCTGTTGCGGCGGCGTAGTGCCTGAATGAGGGGGTTAATCATTGAGTGAGATATCCCAGCTATCCAGTGTGGTGCCCAGTGTTTGATCCAGCGTCGCCTGGGTATTGAGATAACTGATCAAGGCGTTGAGCCGGGTATTTTCCGCGGTGCGCAGGTCGGCCTCGAAACTCAGTACCTGAAAGTTACTGGAGCGCCCCACCGCCAGTTTTTGTCGCTCAATATCGAGCTTACGCCGCGACAACTCCAGCGCGCGCCGGGCAATTTCATACTGACGCCAGCGGGTGCCGATTTCCCGCACGGCATTATTCACATCGCGTTTTAACTGCTGTCTGGCTTCCTCTTGCCGGAGGGACTGATTTTTTACCGCCACTTGCGCCTGTAATTCGGCTTGCCGCTGGGTCATATCCCCAATCGGAATATCCACCTGCACGCCGACATATTTTTCCCAGGTTTGCGAACTGCCCATCGAATCGGTTCGGTTGCGCAGTTGGCTGGCGCCGCCCACCAGCGACACGTCCCAGAGGCGATTATTGCGTGCCAGTTCCAGAGTGATTTGCGCTTGTTCGCCAGCGATCAACTGGGTGAGATAGGCGGGCTGCCTGGCTTCGGCTTCCTGTAATGCCTGAGCGGCATTGACGGTGACAGCGGCGGCGCTCATCGTTTCCGTGGCGCGGATGGGGGTATTCAGATCCAGCGCCAGTAGTTGCAGTAACGCCAGCCGGCTGCGCTCCAGTTGGTCGCTGGCTTCTTCGTAAGATAACTCTTGCGATGCGACGTCCGCCTGCGTTTGGACGATATCGAATTCCGCCATCCGTCCGGCCGTAATCAGCGCCTGGTTGACATCCAGCAGTTGCCGGGAACGCGCCAGCGCATCGCGGGTAATCTGCAACTGTTCCTGGGAGCGCAGGAGTTCGCGGTAACTTTCAATGGTTTGGGTGATGGTCTGCATGACCGCCGACTTGAGCCCGAGCCGGTTGAGCTGTTCGGTCAATTGCGCCAGCCGGACGGGCGCCGTAGCGATATTTTTTCCGGCGCCGCGCAGCAGAGGCTGGATCACCGAGATGGTTGCGCCGTCATTGCGGGAACGCCCATTTTGATCGGCCCGCGTATGGCTATAGGCCCAGCCCAGGCTGACGCGCGTACCATAAGGCGTGAGTAGCGTAGTGGTGGGGGCGATGTCGCTCTGGCGGTAACGATCATCCTGGTTGCGTTCAGCCAGGTAGCTGCCGCTCAACACCAGCTTGGGGGTGAAGCGATCTTCCGCAACCCGTAAATCGAATTTTTGCGCGATACGGTCGAGGTAAGCGCTGCGAATAGCGCGGTTATCGCGCAGCGCAAGATAAACGGCATCGCCGAGAGACAAGTCGATACGTTGCATGTTGAGCGGCGCTTTCCCCGGACGTGACGGGGCGGACGGCGATAAGGTTTCCGCCTGGCAACCGAACAGCGCCGACAGGGTCAGCACAAGTGACAGTAGCTGTGCATATCTAGTCATCACGCAATGCCCGTACCGGCTCGAGCCGCGCCGCCGTCATCGCTGGATGCAAACCGAAAAAAACGCCGATGATCAATGAACTGCCAATGCCTAACGGAATGGACGCGACCGATAACGTAAAATCCCAGCCTGACAGTTTCCCGACGACCCAGGCAGCGGCAACGCCCGTTAATGCGCCGCTTATCGCCCCTGCGACTGTTAACACGATGGCCTCCAGCAGAAATAAACACCCGATATCGACCGGGCGGGCGCCTAATGCCATACGAACGCCGATTTCCCGCCGCCGTTCAGCAATATTCATCACCATGACATTCATCACGCCGACGCCGCCAACCAGCAGGGATATCCCGCCGAGCCCGGCCAACAGCAGCGAGAACATCTGTGATTGGCGGGTCATCCCTTCCACCAGCAGGCGTGGGATCTGGACATGGATATCCCGACCGGGAAACAGGGGGGCCAGAGAGTCGTGTAAGGCGGCAGCCGTACTGTCGAGGTGGTCGCGTAGTCTGGCGCGGACAATCACCATGTTGATTTCCGGCGCCTCAATGAGACGGCGCATGCTTTCAATGGGTAACAGAATGGATTCATTGAACAATACCGGGATCAGCGGCGGGGGTTCCTGCTCGGAGAGAATGCCGACGACATCGAACAGATACCCGCCCAGCTGGATGGTGTCGCCAGGTATCACCGGCGAGCCCGGTTTCCCCAGCGCCATAGCGGTTTTTGCCCCCAGCACGGCATAGGTGCCGTGGGCGTCGTAGCGGTTTAAAGGGCGGCCTTGCCGGACGGACAGGTTCAGTACGGATGCTAAATCGGCGGTGCTGCCGATCACGGTGGCACTGAACGGGATTCCCCGTCGCCGGGCCTCCAGTGATGTCAGGATTAATGGCGCCCCTGCGCTGAGTTCCGGCAGAGTATGCAGCATCCCGCTAACATTCATCGTTGCCGTTGCAGGTTGTTGCCCGCCCTCCATTTTTTCATTCATATTGGCAACCAGCAGATCCGTTCCCAACCCGTTGAAGACACGAAGTGCTTCATTCGCCGCGTTATGCCCGATATTCAGCAACGCCACTACGGCGGCGCATCCCACGGCGATGCCGATTAACGCCAGCCATGCGCGTTTTCCCAATAGCCGCAGGCTGTCCAACGGTTCATGGATTACCTGATGCAGCGACGGGCCGTAGCGTTCGAGAGAGAAATCAGCCATCAGTCCCTTCCTGAACCCGGCCATCACTGACGCGGAGGCAACGCTGCATCGGTGTGGCGATTTGTGGGTCGTGCGTGACCACCACCAGTGTTACGCCTTGTTCCTGATTCAGAGATAACAATAATGCGAGGATATCGTTGGCGGTTCGGCTATCCAGATTGCCGGTCGGTTCATCGGCCAGCAGCAAGGCGGGGTTGCCCACCAGCGCTCGGGCAATGGCCACCCGTTGCCGTTGCCCACCGGACATATCCGCCGGACGTTGCCGCAGATGGCTGCCGAGCCCAACCTGTTCCAGTTGTCGTCCAGCCTGACGACGGGCGGCGTGTCGGGATTCCCCCCGATACAACAGCGGCAGCGCCACATTGTCCAGGGCGTCCAGCCGGGGCAGAAGATGGAAGCTTTGAAAGATAAAACCAATGGTCTGATTGCGTACCCGCGCACGTTCATCCGCCTGAGCGTGCGTCATGTCCCGCCCGTTCAGCAGC from Musicola paradisiaca NCPPB 2511 carries:
- the hppD gene encoding 4-hydroxyphenylpyruvate dioxygenase, coding for MTKLLANPLNLNGFAFIEFVTNDPEAMSTLFVSLGFTCVAHHRHRAISLFRQNNINFLINNTATGFPRTFLQEHGAGACGIGFYVKDAHQAYKQALLSGARPAEQAAYPGEIQVPAIEGIGGSKIYFIEKYHSDIDIFDIEFSFIHGVEKNPKGFGLHTIDHLTNNVYQGRMNYWSEFYSRIFNFQQIRYFDIAGEYTGLHSKAMAAPDGKIRIPLNEEAEGSNGQIQEFLRRFNGEGIQHIAMQTDDILTTLDQLYQAGLPLMTAPSDTYYQMVEERLPGHGRDTAALQKHGILLDGNTHNGQKKLLLQIFSETLIGPLFFEFIERDGDEGFGEGNFKALFESMERDQLARGEINVTTETV
- a CDS encoding TolC family protein codes for the protein MTRYAQLLSLVLTLSALFGCQAETLSPSAPSRPGKAPLNMQRIDLSLGDAVYLALRDNRAIRSAYLDRIAQKFDLRVAEDRFTPKLVLSGSYLAERNQDDRYRQSDIAPTTTLLTPYGTRVSLGWAYSHTRADQNGRSRNDGATISVIQPLLRGAGKNIATAPVRLAQLTEQLNRLGLKSAVMQTITQTIESYRELLRSQEQLQITRDALARSRQLLDVNQALITAGRMAEFDIVQTQADVASQELSYEEASDQLERSRLALLQLLALDLNTPIRATETMSAAAVTVNAAQALQEAEARQPAYLTQLIAGEQAQITLELARNNRLWDVSLVGGASQLRNRTDSMGSSQTWEKYVGVQVDIPIGDMTQRQAELQAQVAVKNQSLRQEEARQQLKRDVNNAVREIGTRWRQYEIARRALELSRRKLDIERQKLAVGRSSNFQVLSFEADLRTAENTRLNALISYLNTQATLDQTLGTTLDSWDISLND
- a CDS encoding HlyD family secretion protein; its protein translation is MINPLIQALRRRNRLKILLFLFAIAGAGTAAYRIWRPETPPAATTRWFPIAPQLLETRLGLVGRIRPADEITIAAPFDGMINTLPVSEGQRVDAGQELAVMDATQLDIQLRQAKAELLKADQVMENLRNWDNGPDVARARRTLNTAKTTLAHTESALNDTRELFRRGIVARMEVDTLMQQVQSQRQDLVAAQEEMQAVIGKGHGEDRQIAGMEQANAQSRYRLLQALYERRTITAPFAGFILKSTQPETGKPAALQPGVQVNQGTPLFRLIQANRLQVAARVEETDLHRLRENMPVLITGDGFAGTVLNGHIASLGIQADTRDAGAYYDVIVAVDTPVNPHQPPRLGMTAQLAVMMYRNEQGIAVPENALHADETGVWVNYRRDLHSPPQRINVTMGNAVVQGIEVFGLEQGYVETLP
- a CDS encoding ABC transporter permease: MADFSLERYGPSLHQVIHEPLDSLRLLGKRAWLALIGIAVGCAAVVALLNIGHNAANEALRVFNGLGTDLLVANMNEKMEGGQQPATATMNVSGMLHTLPELSAGAPLILTSLEARRRGIPFSATVIGSTADLASVLNLSVRQGRPLNRYDAHGTYAVLGAKTAMALGKPGSPVIPGDTIQLGGYLFDVVGILSEQEPPPLIPVLFNESILLPIESMRRLIEAPEINMVIVRARLRDHLDSTAAALHDSLAPLFPGRDIHVQIPRLLVEGMTRQSQMFSLLLAGLGGISLLVGGVGVMNVMVMNIAERRREIGVRMALGARPVDIGCLFLLEAIVLTVAGAISGALTGVAAAWVVGKLSGWDFTLSVASIPLGIGSSLIIGVFFGLHPAMTAARLEPVRALRDD
- a CDS encoding FkbM family methyltransferase; this translates as MLRKIRELIFRVIGLNRIRSDVDELRSEIRQSNIIIDEMRTSINELMHKINHISSNNSGIEQINLFDGLIQKRLDEKLGFYFRWRLPVQFSEQGQTFIHTNDGHRLFVDTKEPFMTLHLLEHGEWETPVRRELQRLLSPGSTFIDVGANIGLHTLYATTLIGESGRIIALEPHPVTRALFRENLEINGLLDRVTISPLAISNEDNSTVLFEYFVEHPAMSGLRISKEILEKFNGTIERTEVNTITIDTLVSQHGVAPDLIKIDVEGFEYSVLEGCRETINNYPQVRFLMEYEKVMAESVMRPGIGSEIAHFFESKGFHVYRVDANELHAMSYIEFSNDSRGDYVFSRQPCL
- a CDS encoding ABC transporter ATP-binding protein, whose translation is MTVSMTSLITLEHINQVYEAHPILHDVSLSIAAGQSCAIVGASGSGKSTLLNLIGLLDRPTSGRLLLNGRDMTHAQADERARVRNQTIGFIFQSFHLLPRLDALDNVALPLLYRGESRHAARRQAGRQLEQVGLGSHLRQRPADMSGGQRQRVAIARALVGNPALLLADEPTGNLDSRTANDILALLLSLNQEQGVTLVVVTHDPQIATPMQRCLRVSDGRVQEGTDG
- a CDS encoding GNAT family N-acetyltransferase, whose protein sequence is MTLQIRWAAQQDSATILNFIRELAEYEKALHEVKTHQQEIEQTLFGEGASTEALICEWNGEPIGFAVFFTSYSTWLGRNGIYLEDLYVSPHYRSQGAGKALLKYIARLAVERGCGRLEWSVLDWNQPAIDFYDSLGAAPQNEWIRYRLEGDSLKQAAQE